One genomic region from Spirosoma sp. KCTC 42546 encodes:
- a CDS encoding TerB family tellurite resistance protein, translating into MYSPDLSMSLGSIVYALSKLDGRLHKQEQWAVRELLAKGPYGDLALSAFFLRENTDQPGADAYAFGMRRLVAKRLELTEHIKKRFVRILLRVAGAHNGISQQERLFIQQFWQEIRVL; encoded by the coding sequence ATGTACTCTCCCGATTTATCAATGAGCCTGGGCAGTATAGTCTATGCTTTGTCCAAATTAGATGGTCGCCTTCATAAACAGGAGCAGTGGGCAGTTCGGGAGCTCCTGGCAAAAGGGCCTTACGGTGATTTGGCTCTTTCCGCTTTCTTTTTACGCGAAAATACCGATCAACCAGGAGCCGATGCGTATGCATTTGGTATGCGTCGGCTCGTTGCGAAACGACTCGAGCTTACGGAACATATCAAGAAGCGGTTCGTTCGTATCCTATTACGCGTTGCTGGAGCACATAACGGTATCTCGCAACAGGAACGATTGTTCATCCAACAGTTTTGGCAGGAAATTCGGGTGCTTTGA
- a CDS encoding outer membrane beta-barrel protein — protein MRPVLLLILFFIVAISLSAQAQTKLINGLVKDLQNEPVPGATVRLISLTDSTQVLGELTNSSGKFSFKNLINSNYRIQITSVGNNDYRSGTITIDDQHMVIDLPVFILSPSKTTLKEVTVVAKRPMIEQDIDKTIVNVDAMIGSAGSNTLEVLEKTPGVTIDTDGSISLNGKTGVLVLIDGRPTYMSGQDLAAYLKSLPGGSLDKLELMTNPPAKYDAAGSSIINIRLKRTRVQGFTGSVSGAYSQGVTSRSNDVINLNYNHKKLNLFGSIGYNKDGNYSNDGYDRTFYDANGVLNSSVQLQNKYTYSSHGVMARLGMDYAASANTTYGFLLAIQNRSRQDGLDYVSKTYGLRSELNSIGTGSTNGNYPWVNPSVNANVQHKFKNTGRELSADLNYITYNSTGDQVLKTAVNQPDGTLVNSNQFVYSLPSDITIYSAKADYVHPLRDKAKLEAGIKSSVVNNDNNSQYYTVLGAIKTPDFSKSNHFTYHETIHAAYTNLRKEWKRLAAQAGFRLEHTQIAGRQLGNPEVSETSFSRTYTSLFPTAFLSYKVDSAGNNTLTASVTRRINRPNYQSLNPFLFYRDQYSFTTGNPYLKPQYNYQYELKYQHKQYIGVSIQYGRFSDIIFQLTQAVGDVFYYRPDNVASGYILALATNVSVSPTKWWTINANGMMGRMALNGTAYSETLTPGLFSVRMDVFNQFKFEKGWAGELSSFYSGKNISGQTIANPRFRLAAAVQKKILQNKGSLRLTLEDIFHSWTPTDQTVSLKQAEAFHTNETDTRRIGLAFTYQFGKDTFARKRRHTDNAADAEKGRVD, from the coding sequence ATGCGACCTGTTTTGCTACTTATTCTCTTCTTTATTGTGGCGATTTCATTATCCGCCCAAGCACAAACTAAGCTCATCAACGGGCTAGTCAAAGATCTCCAGAATGAACCCGTGCCGGGTGCCACCGTTCGCCTGATCAGCCTGACTGACTCGACGCAGGTACTGGGTGAGCTAACCAACAGCAGCGGGAAATTTTCCTTTAAAAACCTCATAAACAGCAACTATCGGATACAGATAACAAGCGTTGGGAATAACGACTACCGAAGCGGAACGATAACCATTGACGATCAGCATATGGTTATCGACTTGCCTGTATTTATCCTAAGTCCGTCAAAAACAACACTGAAAGAGGTAACTGTAGTGGCCAAACGTCCGATGATCGAGCAGGATATTGATAAAACAATTGTGAATGTAGATGCGATGATTGGCAGCGCCGGTAGCAATACGCTGGAAGTACTGGAAAAAACGCCCGGCGTAACGATAGACACCGACGGATCAATCAGCCTGAACGGAAAAACGGGTGTACTGGTCCTGATCGATGGTCGGCCTACCTATATGTCGGGACAGGATTTGGCGGCTTATTTGAAATCCCTGCCGGGCGGCTCACTGGATAAACTGGAACTAATGACCAACCCGCCCGCCAAATATGACGCGGCCGGGAGTTCGATCATTAACATCCGATTGAAACGGACTCGTGTACAGGGATTTACGGGGAGTGTCTCGGGCGCTTACAGCCAGGGTGTTACAAGTCGAAGTAATGATGTGATCAACCTGAATTACAATCACAAAAAACTCAATTTGTTCGGGAGTATCGGCTATAACAAAGACGGCAACTATTCGAATGATGGGTATGATCGGACATTTTATGACGCCAATGGAGTCCTAAATTCGTCGGTGCAGTTACAGAATAAATATACTTATTCCAGCCACGGCGTGATGGCCAGGCTGGGTATGGATTATGCGGCTTCAGCGAATACGACCTATGGATTCCTCCTGGCCATTCAGAATCGATCCCGGCAGGATGGGCTCGATTACGTCAGCAAAACCTATGGGTTGCGTTCGGAACTCAATTCAATTGGGACGGGCAGTACCAACGGTAATTACCCGTGGGTGAATCCCAGCGTCAATGCCAATGTTCAGCATAAATTCAAAAATACGGGTCGTGAGTTAAGTGCTGATCTGAATTATATCACCTATAATTCGACGGGCGATCAGGTGCTGAAAACGGCTGTAAATCAGCCTGATGGTACGCTCGTCAACAGCAATCAGTTCGTGTATAGTTTACCATCGGATATTACGATTTACTCGGCCAAAGCCGATTATGTGCACCCGCTACGTGACAAGGCGAAACTGGAAGCCGGTATCAAATCGAGCGTGGTCAATAATGACAACAATTCGCAGTATTACACCGTACTGGGTGCGATCAAAACACCCGATTTCAGCAAATCCAACCACTTTACCTACCACGAAACCATTCATGCGGCCTATACCAATCTCCGAAAAGAGTGGAAGCGATTGGCGGCACAGGCTGGTTTTCGACTCGAACATACCCAGATAGCCGGACGCCAGTTGGGTAATCCTGAGGTTTCTGAAACGTCGTTCAGTCGGACTTATACAAGCTTATTCCCAACTGCTTTTTTGAGCTATAAAGTCGATAGCGCCGGGAATAATACCCTGACTGCCAGCGTTACCCGGCGGATAAACAGGCCTAATTACCAGTCACTTAACCCTTTTCTGTTTTATCGGGATCAATATTCTTTTACGACTGGTAACCCGTATTTGAAACCCCAGTACAATTATCAGTACGAACTCAAATACCAGCACAAACAATACATTGGTGTCTCAATCCAATATGGTCGTTTTTCGGATATAATTTTTCAGCTCACCCAGGCCGTTGGCGATGTGTTTTATTACCGCCCCGACAATGTGGCCAGTGGTTATATTCTGGCGCTTGCTACGAATGTATCGGTGTCGCCGACAAAATGGTGGACTATTAACGCCAATGGAATGATGGGACGGATGGCGCTGAATGGCACTGCCTATTCTGAAACGCTTACCCCAGGTTTGTTCAGCGTACGAATGGACGTGTTCAATCAATTCAAATTCGAGAAAGGCTGGGCTGGTGAGTTGAGCAGTTTTTATTCAGGTAAAAACATTTCCGGGCAAACCATTGCCAATCCGCGCTTTCGGCTGGCTGCCGCTGTCCAGAAGAAAATCTTGCAGAATAAAGGGAGTCTCCGGCTTACGCTGGAAGATATTTTTCATTCCTGGACACCAACCGACCAAACGGTTAGCCTAAAACAGGCCGAAGCGTTTCACACCAACGAAACCGATACCCGTAGAATTGGTCTGGCATTTACGTATCAGTTTGGCAAGGACACCTTTGCGCGTAAACGCCGACATACCGACAATGCCGCCGATGCCGAGAAGGGTAGGGTGGATTGA
- a CDS encoding sensor histidine kinase gives MKKQQTTGINELTELQKHALIWVLSAVPIYLIINLYTETVVERDDEEAALAGTFLCLIGIYFGRYLAYLWIPANKKVPSWLLVFLPLLLTGFAFVVAQFANSLRNHSDQLMFVIFLIIPFFLFCVLSGLFIKLIRTRINSQLYEAKAQAEQSQSELHLLQSQLSPHFLFNTLNNLYGLSISQPDKTPTLLLKLADLLRYSVYDAKGLFVSLTDELAYINNYIEFEKIRIGNRLDLITSIENGIDPTFKIAPMLLIVFIENAFKHSKNTLDQKIIVDIQVKVWANSILFSVKNSFGPADTKQDALEKSSGLGLANVKKRLDLLYPTMHDLTIQEKDGFYTVLLQLQAK, from the coding sequence GTGAAAAAACAACAAACCACCGGTATAAACGAGCTAACCGAATTACAGAAGCATGCGCTCATCTGGGTGCTTTCTGCTGTTCCAATCTATCTGATCATCAATTTGTATACCGAAACGGTGGTAGAGAGAGACGATGAAGAAGCGGCCCTGGCGGGCACATTTCTTTGCCTGATTGGCATTTACTTTGGTCGATACCTGGCGTACTTGTGGATACCCGCCAATAAAAAGGTTCCCAGTTGGCTATTAGTCTTTTTACCTCTACTTCTGACAGGCTTCGCGTTTGTGGTTGCGCAGTTTGCCAACAGTTTACGTAATCATTCGGACCAGTTAATGTTTGTCATCTTTCTGATCATACCGTTCTTTCTCTTTTGCGTGCTAAGCGGACTTTTCATTAAACTAATCCGAACCCGAATAAACAGTCAGTTATACGAAGCCAAAGCCCAGGCCGAACAAAGTCAGAGTGAACTCCATTTATTGCAATCGCAGTTGAGCCCTCATTTTCTGTTCAATACGTTGAATAATCTGTACGGTCTTTCGATTTCGCAACCGGATAAAACGCCAACGCTTTTATTGAAACTCGCCGACTTATTACGGTACTCTGTCTACGACGCCAAAGGTTTGTTCGTCTCTTTAACTGACGAACTGGCGTATATTAACAATTACATCGAATTTGAGAAAATACGCATTGGCAATCGGCTGGACTTAATAACGTCGATAGAAAATGGGATCGACCCGACTTTCAAGATTGCCCCAATGCTCTTGATCGTCTTTATTGAAAATGCGTTTAAGCATTCGAAGAATACGCTCGATCAGAAAATAATAGTTGATATTCAGGTAAAAGTATGGGCAAATTCAATTCTGTTTTCCGTAAAAAACTCATTTGGCCCTGCCGATACCAAACAGGATGCGCTGGAAAAAAGCAGTGGCCTTGGGCTTGCTAACGTGAAAAAGCGACTTGATCTATTATATCCCACTATGCATGACCTGACCATTCAGGAGAAGGATGGATTTTATACGGTGTTATTGCAACTTCAGGCAAAGTGA
- a CDS encoding LytTR family DNA-binding domain-containing protein, whose protein sequence is MKTVNCLIVDDEPIAREIIQTYCNHLPILNVVASCDNAIAAKAELQKQPVDILFLDINMPILNGIAFLKTLKNQPQVIFTTAYKEYALDAFDLAACDYLLKPFSLERFIVAVDKALDRLQASSPPSPATISEKSEAYTFIKTDGKIYKLVHEDLLFAEANGNYTKISTTQTTFMPSMTFSSFVNLLPSSLFLRVHRSFIVNKSKITHIEGNRIFIDKTEIPIGSNYREEFLKELGL, encoded by the coding sequence ATGAAGACTGTCAACTGTTTAATTGTCGATGACGAGCCCATTGCGCGGGAAATTATACAAACGTATTGCAATCATCTGCCCATTCTGAACGTGGTTGCCTCCTGCGATAATGCCATAGCCGCCAAAGCTGAATTACAGAAGCAGCCCGTCGATATTCTATTTCTAGACATCAACATGCCCATTCTGAACGGCATCGCTTTTTTAAAAACGCTCAAAAATCAACCGCAGGTAATTTTCACGACTGCATACAAGGAATACGCACTAGACGCTTTCGACTTAGCCGCCTGTGATTATTTACTAAAACCCTTTTCGCTGGAGCGCTTTATTGTCGCCGTCGATAAGGCACTGGATCGTTTGCAAGCTAGTTCACCACCCAGTCCGGCAACTATTTCAGAGAAGTCCGAAGCCTACACATTTATTAAAACCGACGGCAAAATCTATAAACTAGTACATGAGGATTTACTATTTGCGGAAGCCAATGGGAATTACACAAAAATCAGTACCACGCAGACTACATTCATGCCAAGCATGACGTTTTCGAGTTTTGTCAATCTGCTTCCCAGTAGCCTGTTCCTTCGTGTACATCGCTCGTTTATCGTCAATAAATCAAAGATCACCCACATTGAAGGCAACCGAATTTTTATCGACAAAACCGAAATTCCGATTGGCAGTAATTATAGAGAGGAGTTTCTGAAGGAGCTGGGACTGTAG
- a CDS encoding DeoR/GlpR family DNA-binding transcription regulator has product MLPNQRRDKILELLKEDGSAKVVDLARIFKVTEVTIRQDLEKLEKDGLVTKEHGGAYLKNVEDQVRTVSLGNQENIDKKELIAAKCLEYIESGDSIILDSGSTTTEIAKKLRGYKNLTVITNALNIALILGAEPGIELIVTGGEFKPPTLSLTGQKAADFFKGINVQKLFLATAGISLKAGLTYPSLSDLVVKKAMIDAADTTYLVADSTKMGKSAFASLGALSLIDYIITDAGIEEKHKQVFHDNEIELIIAN; this is encoded by the coding sequence ATGCTACCGAATCAGCGTCGGGATAAAATACTCGAATTATTGAAGGAGGATGGCTCAGCCAAGGTAGTTGATTTGGCGAGAATCTTTAAGGTAACGGAAGTGACGATACGTCAGGACCTCGAAAAACTGGAAAAGGATGGGCTGGTGACCAAAGAACATGGGGGTGCCTACCTGAAAAACGTTGAAGATCAGGTTAGAACGGTATCCCTTGGTAACCAGGAAAATATCGACAAAAAAGAGCTGATTGCCGCTAAGTGCCTGGAATACATTGAGAGCGGTGATAGTATCATTCTGGATTCGGGCTCGACAACAACCGAAATAGCCAAGAAACTCCGCGGTTACAAGAACCTCACGGTTATTACTAATGCGCTGAACATTGCCCTGATTTTGGGGGCTGAGCCAGGTATCGAGCTGATTGTGACCGGTGGTGAGTTTAAACCACCAACCTTATCGCTGACCGGTCAAAAAGCCGCCGATTTCTTTAAAGGTATTAACGTGCAGAAGCTGTTTCTGGCTACGGCGGGGATTTCACTCAAGGCTGGTCTAACCTACCCAAGCCTCAGCGATTTAGTTGTTAAGAAAGCGATGATCGATGCCGCCGACACGACTTATTTAGTCGCCGATTCGACCAAAATGGGCAAGAGCGCATTCGCCAGTTTAGGTGCTTTATCATTGATCGATTACATCATCACCGATGCGGGCATTGAGGAGAAGCACAAGCAGGTGTTTCATGATAACGAAATCGAGTTGATCATCGCCAATTAA
- a CDS encoding RNA polymerase sigma-70 factor, translated as MVHEQEEKDEFSFEKEPISISKDLPEAKVFSDEYFIKACFTNSPKEGFELLFRKYYTNLCNHAIRYVYSKEIAEDIVAEVFTNFWNNKIHENITTSFRSYLYISVKNRANNYIKLELNRNTNFDNYSVDSQTSNTVPVLQPDEITHFHELSQKLDIAIQHLPQQARRAFQLNRLEGKKYSEVATEMELTVSAVERLISRALAKIREELKSQYILNIVLVYLFY; from the coding sequence ATGGTACATGAACAGGAAGAGAAAGACGAGTTTTCTTTCGAAAAAGAGCCCATAAGTATCTCAAAAGATCTGCCAGAAGCCAAAGTTTTTTCTGATGAGTATTTTATAAAGGCCTGTTTCACCAATTCACCCAAAGAAGGGTTTGAGCTACTTTTTCGAAAGTACTATACGAACCTGTGTAACCATGCTATCCGCTATGTCTATTCAAAAGAAATCGCCGAAGATATTGTCGCTGAAGTATTTACAAATTTCTGGAACAACAAAATCCATGAGAATATAACGACTTCCTTCAGATCATACTTATACATTTCAGTAAAAAACAGAGCGAATAATTATATAAAGCTGGAATTAAATCGTAACACAAATTTTGATAATTATTCGGTCGATAGTCAAACCAGCAACACGGTTCCTGTACTACAACCGGATGAAATTACCCATTTCCATGAGCTTAGTCAAAAATTGGACATAGCTATTCAACACCTTCCCCAACAAGCAAGGCGTGCTTTTCAATTAAACAGACTGGAAGGAAAAAAATATAGCGAAGTTGCAACAGAAATGGAACTCACAGTAAGCGCTGTAGAGCGGCTTATTAGTAGAGCTTTAGCAAAGATCCGAGAAGAATTAAAATCACAATATATATTAAATATTGTTTTAGTCTATTTATTTTATTAA
- a CDS encoding FecR family protein, with protein sequence MKPILTKKIIFDYFDGKTTSIQHKFIEEWLSDPENKELFFQYLDEWEQTHPQYIFNIDSGLKKVYQNIANPVNETREVDIPAKSRTFYVYFQWVAAAAIVMTFIWVGWLRLNRPDFISYNQLVKNTKAQTGEIYEKENFTAKPMLINLPDKSSIILQPKSKICYSPKQYNKTKREVILSGEAFFEVQKNSKIPFFVYANELITKVLGTSFSVKTQPKTSEIEVIVKTGKVAVFLQYDRDKDQKLESNTLNGFILNPNEKVKVNRNKYKIDKPVIVDQSQLELPIQRFTFNFDDTPAIEVLKVLEKAYSIDIVYNKEKLAHCRLTAHLSDEPLSEKLELICTALEASYQELDNQIILKSNGCR encoded by the coding sequence ATGAAACCAATCTTAACAAAAAAAATAATATTCGATTATTTTGATGGAAAGACAACATCCATACAGCATAAATTTATTGAAGAATGGCTTAGTGATCCAGAAAATAAAGAGTTATTTTTTCAATATTTAGATGAATGGGAACAGACGCACCCTCAGTACATTTTTAACATTGATAGCGGCTTAAAAAAAGTATATCAGAATATAGCAAATCCAGTAAACGAAACCAGAGAAGTTGATATACCTGCAAAAAGTAGGACCTTCTACGTCTATTTCCAATGGGTAGCGGCTGCAGCCATTGTCATGACGTTTATTTGGGTAGGTTGGTTACGGCTCAACAGGCCGGATTTTATTTCGTATAACCAGCTCGTAAAAAATACCAAAGCACAAACGGGTGAAATTTATGAAAAAGAAAATTTCACGGCTAAACCCATGCTGATCAACCTACCCGATAAGAGTTCAATAATTTTACAGCCAAAAAGTAAAATTTGCTACTCACCCAAACAGTATAATAAAACAAAACGAGAAGTTATTCTATCAGGCGAGGCATTTTTTGAGGTACAGAAAAATTCAAAGATTCCTTTTTTTGTATATGCTAATGAATTAATAACTAAAGTTTTAGGCACTAGCTTTTCGGTTAAAACGCAGCCTAAAACATCTGAAATCGAAGTAATTGTTAAGACGGGAAAAGTTGCCGTCTTCCTGCAATACGATCGGGATAAAGATCAAAAATTAGAAAGTAATACGCTCAATGGATTCATTCTGAATCCAAACGAAAAAGTAAAAGTAAATCGTAATAAGTATAAAATCGACAAACCAGTCATTGTCGATCAATCCCAGCTTGAACTTCCCATTCAACGGTTTACATTCAATTTCGATGATACACCAGCTATCGAAGTGTTGAAGGTGCTAGAAAAAGCCTATAGCATCGACATTGTTTATAACAAAGAAAAACTGGCTCATTGTCGGCTAACGGCGCACCTGTCGGATGAGCCTCTTTCAGAAAAATTAGAATTAATCTGCACGGCTTTAGAGGCAAGTTATCAGGAACTTGACAATCAAATAATTTTAAAATCAAATGGGTGCAGGTAA
- a CDS encoding TonB-dependent receptor, protein MKNPLRIFRAKSKFLRIVFSQLMLSIIFFSISIASGGYAQELLNKRISLKVENRSIKQVLNEIEKSAEIRFIYSSSLIRSERKITLSLDNSTLGEVLENILKPLQLEYKVLGKQIVLNRAEVKTSSIQHQSTELVAEIPADIPIKGSVKDDKGEPIIGASIIIKGLTKGTTTDVDGKFSLSVGNQNAELIFSFIGYESQSIVIGNRTGFDIVLKPDLKQLDEIVVVGYGEIKKTDLTGAVASIQSKDIIRANPVVAARAIQGQVAGATVTKSSNKPGAGYSITIRGENTINNSTEPLIVIDGLIGGDLNNLNPNDIQSMDVLKDASSTAIYGARGANGVVIVTTKKGLSGKPRVSYDSYVGLKTPAHIPRLMNAQEFYKATYTDRVLEGSTGATFTAAELDVINSGKSTDWVGLITRQALQMSHNLSVSGGSDKTTYRFSGGYLNENGNVLSTGFKRYNLNAGLDSKLGNRFKVGFTSYLTYSNQDVGSQESLRGAYRARPTGVAYYNDLANPSENGDINVDGLAFWMGINDKQVPNPLADVDPKNSKLQTTVMTALGNAYAEVALVKGLTFRTSLSASYSATKIGDFRGAWTKSQIGAKPRAQYDNRTMGNYTIDNILNYNLELGKHKITVTGLQSAFYQRNETYTIAAKDLPFASDWYALSTGTVTSYASSLTEKSLLSFMGRVNYGYNDKYLLTLTGRSDAASQLAEGNKWAFFPSVALAWRMGDEPFISKLNVFSNLKMRLSYGQVGNSTVNPYSTQATLLNTGYDFDGTAAYGFAPATLANKDLRWERSKEFNLGIDFGFFKNRIAASLELYNRKTVDLILNQKIPTVTGFSQVVANVGTIENKGIELTLNTVNIAKDNFSWNSTFAFTLNRNKLLSLYGDGQTVDKGNKLFVGSPIRSNFDYQFAGIWQTADKDLAVKYKQEPGSVRVVDQNNDGQISSTDAIDDRVVLGTQLPNWILGVTNRFKYKNLDFSFFTYYRNGVQYSNNTLAGTFGEMNSTRYNKLASLDYWRSDNPSNTYFGVVAANPYRSAINYQDASFLRISDITLGYTLPRKALDGLKISNARFYTQILNPFVFTKFTGFDPEFNSSIYQDDVPSAVYSLGVNVSF, encoded by the coding sequence ATGAAAAACCCGCTACGGATTTTTAGGGCAAAAAGTAAATTTCTGCGAATCGTATTCTCGCAGCTTATGCTATCGATTATATTTTTTAGTATATCCATCGCGAGTGGTGGCTATGCCCAGGAATTACTCAATAAGCGAATTAGTTTAAAAGTAGAAAATCGATCAATTAAACAGGTATTGAATGAGATTGAAAAATCAGCTGAAATTCGGTTTATCTACAGTTCAAGCCTTATTCGGTCAGAGCGAAAAATAACCCTTTCGCTCGACAATTCAACACTCGGTGAAGTCCTGGAAAATATCCTAAAGCCGCTCCAATTAGAATATAAGGTATTAGGTAAACAGATCGTATTAAATCGGGCTGAAGTAAAGACAAGTTCAATCCAGCATCAGTCGACAGAATTAGTAGCCGAAATTCCGGCCGATATCCCCATTAAAGGTTCTGTAAAAGATGATAAAGGCGAGCCAATTATTGGTGCCAGTATTATCATTAAAGGCCTGACTAAGGGTACGACGACGGATGTTGATGGAAAATTTTCTCTTTCCGTTGGCAATCAAAACGCCGAGTTGATTTTCAGTTTTATCGGCTATGAATCTCAGAGCATCGTTATTGGCAATAGAACGGGCTTCGATATTGTGTTGAAGCCTGATTTAAAGCAACTGGACGAAATTGTTGTAGTAGGTTATGGCGAAATAAAAAAGACAGATTTAACGGGTGCGGTTGCCTCGATTCAGTCGAAAGATATCATCCGGGCAAATCCAGTTGTGGCTGCCAGGGCTATTCAGGGGCAAGTGGCAGGGGCTACGGTAACCAAATCGAGTAACAAACCAGGGGCGGGTTATAGCATTACCATCCGGGGTGAAAACACGATCAATAACTCAACCGAGCCGTTGATCGTGATTGATGGGCTGATTGGTGGAGACCTTAACAACCTGAATCCCAATGATATTCAGTCGATGGACGTATTGAAAGATGCTTCCTCAACCGCTATTTATGGAGCACGGGGCGCTAACGGTGTTGTGATTGTCACGACGAAAAAAGGACTTTCGGGCAAGCCGAGAGTGAGCTATGATAGCTACGTTGGCCTGAAAACACCGGCGCACATCCCCCGTTTAATGAATGCCCAGGAATTTTATAAGGCGACGTATACAGATAGGGTTCTGGAAGGTTCTACAGGAGCAACGTTTACGGCTGCTGAACTGGACGTCATAAATAGTGGGAAATCGACCGATTGGGTGGGCTTAATTACGCGACAGGCGCTTCAAATGAGCCATAATTTGAGCGTATCGGGCGGTAGTGATAAAACGACCTATCGATTCTCGGGTGGGTATTTAAATGAAAATGGCAATGTGCTCTCTACAGGCTTTAAGCGGTATAACTTAAATGCAGGTTTAGATAGCAAGTTGGGCAATCGCTTCAAAGTAGGCTTCACCTCTTATCTGACCTACAGCAACCAGGATGTGGGTTCTCAGGAATCACTACGGGGTGCTTACCGGGCCCGGCCAACGGGCGTGGCCTATTATAATGACCTCGCCAATCCATCCGAAAATGGAGATATCAACGTGGATGGACTTGCTTTCTGGATGGGGATAAACGACAAACAGGTGCCAAACCCATTGGCCGATGTTGATCCAAAAAACTCGAAGCTTCAAACGACCGTGATGACCGCTTTGGGCAATGCCTATGCCGAGGTTGCCTTAGTCAAAGGATTAACCTTTCGCACATCGCTTTCGGCGTCCTATAGTGCTACTAAAATTGGTGATTTTAGAGGGGCATGGACAAAATCGCAGATTGGCGCCAAGCCAAGAGCCCAATATGATAACAGAACCATGGGCAACTATACGATCGATAATATCCTGAACTATAATCTGGAATTAGGAAAGCATAAAATTACGGTAACGGGCTTGCAAAGTGCCTTTTATCAACGCAATGAAACCTATACGATAGCCGCCAAAGACTTGCCCTTTGCGTCTGATTGGTACGCGCTGTCGACAGGAACGGTTACGTCCTATGCCAGCTCGCTTACCGAAAAGTCGCTTCTGTCTTTTATGGGACGGGTTAATTATGGGTACAACGACAAATATCTGCTGACCCTAACGGGCCGTTCAGATGCGGCCTCGCAACTGGCAGAAGGCAACAAATGGGCATTTTTCCCGTCGGTTGCGCTAGCCTGGCGAATGGGCGATGAGCCATTTATCAGTAAGCTAAATGTGTTCTCCAACCTCAAAATGCGGCTTAGCTATGGCCAGGTGGGGAACTCAACCGTCAACCCATATAGTACCCAGGCAACGCTGCTGAACACAGGTTATGATTTTGATGGCACTGCTGCGTATGGATTTGCACCAGCCACGTTAGCCAACAAAGATTTGCGCTGGGAACGAAGTAAGGAATTTAACCTGGGGATCGACTTCGGCTTCTTTAAAAACCGGATTGCAGCCTCGCTCGAATTATACAATCGAAAAACGGTCGATTTGATTCTGAACCAGAAAATCCCAACCGTAACCGGCTTCAGCCAGGTGGTCGCCAATGTGGGTACTATTGAGAATAAGGGTATCGAACTTACGCTCAATACGGTTAACATTGCCAAGGACAATTTCTCCTGGAACAGTACGTTTGCCTTCACCCTAAATAGAAACAAACTACTATCCTTATACGGTGATGGTCAGACTGTTGACAAAGGAAACAAACTCTTTGTGGGCTCCCCGATCCGCTCGAACTTCGATTATCAGTTTGCGGGCATCTGGCAAACGGCCGACAAAGATTTAGCGGTTAAATACAAGCAGGAGCCCGGTTCGGTACGGGTAGTCGATCAGAACAACGATGGCCAGATTTCGTCGACCGACGCCATCGACGACCGGGTTGTGCTTGGCACCCAACTCCCCAACTGGATTTTGGGGGTTACCAACCGGTTCAAATACAAAAACCTGGACTTCTCCTTCTTTACGTACTACCGAAATGGCGTGCAATACAGCAACAATACGCTCGCGGGGACTTTCGGCGAAATGAACAGCACGCGGTATAATAAGCTAGCGTCGCTGGATTACTGGCGGAGTGATAACCCATCCAACACCTATTTTGGCGTTGTGGCGGCCAATCCCTATCGGAGCGCGATCAATTATCAGGATGCCAGCTTTCTACGAATTTCAGACATTACGCTGGGCTATACCTTGCCCAGAAAAGCGCTCGATGGCCTGAAAATTTCAAATGCACGTTTTTATACCCAGATCCTGAATCCGTTTGTGTTCACCAAATTCACCGGCTTCGACCCAGAATTCAATTCATCGATCTATCAGGATGATGTACCGTCGGCCGTGTACTCGTTGGGCGTAAACGTCAGCTTCTAA